A region of the Candidatus Woesearchaeota archaeon genome:
AATGAAAATACTAATAAGTCCTCAATAAAGTATATAAATCAACAACCATTATTAAAAATATTAGAATCGTCGAGGTGTTATTATGGAAAATGTTATTATTTTAGGAACTGGTATTGCAGGAGAAACTGCTGCAATATATACTGCTAGAGCCAATTTAGAGCCTTTAGTAATTTCAGGCATGCAAGAAGGAGGACAATTAACTATGACTACTGAAGTGGATAATTTTCCTGGTTTTCATATGGGAATTACAGGGCCAGAACTTACTGCTAATGCTAAGAAGCAATCTGAAAGGTTCGGTGCAAAACATAAATTTGGTTTGGCGATAGAATTTAAAGAAATTAAAGGCGGTTTTGAAATCACTCTTGAGAGTGGAGAAAAAATTCTAAGCAAAGCATTGATAGTTGCTACTGGAGCCAGTGCCAGATGGCTTGGTTTAGAATCAGAAGAAAAGTTCAAAGGAAAAGGCGTTAGCACATGTGCTACTTGTGATGGTGCATTTTACAAAGGCAAAGAAGTTATCGTTATAGGCGGCGGAGATAGCGCTATGGAAGAAGCGACCTTTCTAACAAAGTTTGCTAATAAAGTAACTGTTGTGCATAGAAGAGACGAGCTTAGAGCTAGCAAAATTA
Encoded here:
- the trxB gene encoding thioredoxin-disulfide reductase is translated as MENVIILGTGIAGETAAIYTARANLEPLVISGMQEGGQLTMTTEVDNFPGFHMGITGPELTANAKKQSERFGAKHKFGLAIEFKEIKGGFEITLESGEKILSKALIVATGASARWLGLESEEKFKGKGVSTCATCDGAFYKGKEVIVIGGGDSAMEEATFLTKFANKVTVVHRRDELRASKIMQDKAKANPKIEWQWNKEIHEIIGDTSGVTGVKLKDTKTGEVADFKTDGIFLALGHIPNTNIFKGKLDMDDHGYLKVNTRNETNIKGVFAAGDVHDTRYRQAITAAGSGCRAAMEVEKYLEQLE